The nucleotide window GCGGTAAGGAAATGGCGATGTTGATCGAAAAATTCGGCGGCATCCCGCACGTTAGTCCTTCGATGCGAGAAGTGCCCCTGGCAGACAATCAGCCTGCAATCGATTTCGCCAACCGGGTGATCACGGGACAGATCGACATCGTCATCTTGATGACTGGGGTGGGTTTCAACCACTTATTGGCGGCCATCGATCGGAAAGTGGACAAGCAGCGTTTTTTTGACGCGCTGTCCGACATTGTCACGATTTCACGGGGACCGAAACCAGTTGCCGCGATGCGAGAAGTCGGGCTCACACCAACGATCAAGGTTCCCGAACCCAACACCTGGCGCGAGATTCTACAGACGATTGATACCGAAATCCACATTGCCAACCAGACGTTGGTGGTGCAAGAGTACGGCGTAACCAACGCCAGCTTGGTCGCCGGTTTAGAAGCCCGCGGGGCGAACGTTGAGTCGTTACACGTTTACGACTGGGATTTGCCGGAAGATATTGGCCCATTGGCAGCGAACATTCAAAAGGTGATCGACGGCCAGATCGATGTTTCTCTTTTCACTTCCGCCAACCAGTTGAATCACGTGTTGAAGCTGGCCGAACGCCAAGGGCAGCTGGAAGCATTTACTACGGCGCTACGTGGTACTGTGATTTGCAGCGTTGGCCCCACCATGAGCGAACGGCTGCGTGATTTGGGATACCCGGTCGATGTCGAGCCAGAACATCCTAAGATGGGGCCTTTGGTGGCCTCAGCCGCTGAACGCTCGAAAGATATCTTGGTTCGCAAACGTCAGATTCGTGCTGTCCTAGAGGAGACAACCAAAGTGGCCCTGAACAAAGACGCTCCGTGGTACAACAGCCCCTTTTTGAAAGCTTGCCGCCGCGAGCCAACCGAAGTCACCCCGGTTTGGTTAATGCGACAAGCAGGCCGGTACATGCAAGAGTACCGCGAAGTTCGCGCGAAAACGACATTCTTAGAACTGTGCCGTAATCCGCAGCTTTGTAGCGAAGTGATGTGTACGGCAGTCAACAAACTGGGCGTCGATGCGGCGATTATCTTCTCAGACTTACTGCCGATCTTGCAGCCGATGGGGCTCGATCTGGAATTCGCCAAAGGGGAAGGCCCGGTCATTCATAATCCGATTCGTGAAGCGGCGGACGTCGACCGTGTGTTAGAGCTGGAAAGTACCGACTCGCTGCATTACGTGATGGAAACGGTCAAGCAAACGCGAGCTGACTTGCCGGCTGATATGCCACTAATCGGTTTCGCTGGCGCTCCGTTTACACTGGCCAGCTACGCGATTGAAGGAGGGGGCAGTCGCGATTATGTAAACACCAAGACCCTCATGTTCCGTGATCCGGGTGCCTGGCGAGAACTGATGGAGCGTTTGGTTCGTGCCATCTCGCGTTATCTGAACGCTCAAATCGCCGCCGGTGCACAAGCGGTGCAGTTGTTTGACTCGTGGGCTGGAGCCCTGGGGCCGGATGATTACCGCCGTTACGTCTTACCGTACGTGAAGGATATCGTTGCCCAAATCGCACCGGGCGTGCCGGTGATTAACTTCGCCACCGGAAACCCGGCCCTGCTGCCCATGCTGGCCGAGTCCGGTGCCGCAGTCGTTGGGGTCGATTGGCGAACCCGTTTGGATGTCGCTTGGGATACCATCGGCCACAACATTGCCATTCAAGGAAATCTCGATCCGGTCTCCCTTCTGGCCGATCCCCTGGAACTTCGGCGTCGGGCGAAGGAAGTCTTGGATCAGGCAGCTGGTCGACCAGGGCACATCTTCAATCTTGGTCATGGCGTCATGCAACAAACGCCAGTCGACAATGCCCGCGCATTGGTCGACATGGTGCATGAAATGAGCCAGCGCAAATAGTATTAGCTATTGGGGAGGATCGTCCCGGGGACGATCCTGATCTCTTCAGGCGATCGCCGGCATCGTATCGCTGAGACGACGCTGGTCGAAGTCGCCTCCGCTGACGATTGGTGTTTGCAACGTAATTTGCAGCGGTTCGGCCAGTTGGCGGAATGCGGTGGTGGGCATGGCCATGGTTTTCCAGCGAGGCGATATTTTACGGGCCCAAGCCAAGTACAAGTCGAGCCGGACACCAATAAACGCGTACAGCCGCTCTTGATGAGTGAACAGTAAACGTTCTGGTACCGGGGCCATCTCGCCGATTACCTCGTAGGCAAAGACTAGCAAGCCGCGAAACTGCGGACCGAGCAGCCGTTGCCACTGCGAAAGACTTTGCAAATCGTCGGTCGTGGTCCAGTTCTTCCAATAACGGTTGCGGCGACCAGAAGGGAACTTGCGTCCCTTGATGTCGATCAGCCACGACATGTCACCCCCAGATGGGGAGGCGATGAAGTCGAGGCTCTTCAACGAGCCGCTCCCTAATAGAGCTCGGCGACGCTCGTCGACGGCGATATACGGAACCTTCTCCTCACGTAGGAACGCTTCGAAGGCCACTTCGTAGTGGTTGGTTCGGATGGTCATCGTGTTGTCACTCCCAAGGGGCGCGAATGGGAAGCCGGTATCCTTGGCTGGCTTCAATATCGCAATTTGGGGTGACAACAGATTGTCACGGGGGTTATGCGGAGTCCCGTAGAATTTCCGAAATAGCCGTAATTAGTTCGGCAGCACCGTTGGCCAAGCTGACCGTTTGTGAATCGCCGCTCTTAAGATCTTTCAGTTGACAGTTGTTTTCGGCCAGTTCCCGGTCGCCAGCGACGATAGCGACTTTGAACCCCCGTCGGTCGGCATATTTCAGTTGCTGGCCAAGCTTTTTCGCTTCCGGATATAGCTCGACGTTGAAGCCGGCACCACGCAGCTGCGCCGCGATCTTTAAGTAAGACTGCAGGCTTTGCGCGTCAAAATAAGGAAGGAATACCTCGGCTGGGGTGGTTCGTTGTTCGAGCTTGCCCAGTTCTTCCATGGCTGCCAGCAAGCGGTCGAGGCCGAGCGATGCCCCGATTCCAGGAAGTTCCTGGTTCGTGTACAGACTGGCCAGATCGTTGTAACGACCACCACTGCATACGCTGCCAATTTCCGGCAACTCACCCAAGAAGGTCTCGAAGATCGTTCCAGTGTAGTAGTCTAAACCTCGGGCAATTGAGACATCGATTTGCAGCCGATCTGCCGGAACGCCTGCGGCTGCGGTGGCTTGGGTCAGTTCGCGAAGTTGGCCAACGCCCGTTTCCCCTTTTTCACTTCCCGCAATCAGCTTATCGAGCGCGCTGAGGATCTCGTCTGAGGAACCACCTATCTCGGCCAGCTTCAAAACCTGGGCCGCTTGTTCGGCGGAAGCACCGGCAGCTTCCTGCATCTCGGCCGCGACTTTTTCAGGGCCGATTTTCGCCAGCTTGTCGAGCGCCCGGAGAATCTCGGTCGATTTCTCGGCCAAATCCAGCTTTTCCAGCAAACCAGAAAGGACTTGGCGATTGTTGACCCGGACCGTGAACGACTCGAACCCGATAGCCAGCATCAAGTCGTGAATCACCAGGGCCGTTTCGATATCGGCGACCAGCGACTTGGTGCCGATGGTGTCGAAGTCGCACTGCATGAACTCGCGGTAGCGTCCCCGCTGCGGTGCTTCGCCGCGCCAAACGGTTGCGATGTGATAACGTTTGAAAGGGGTGCCCAGCGTGCCGATGTGCTGCGCCGCGAAGCGGGCCAAGGGAACCGTCAAGTCGAACCGCATTCCCACATCGCGGTTCCCTTGATCTTGAAAGCGAAACATCTGCCGGTCGGTTTCATCGCTTCCCTTGCCGAGCAAGATTTCAGCGTATTCCAACGTCGGCGTGTCGATCGGAGCGAAACCATACGACCGGTAAACTTTCCGGGCGGTGTTGACCAGTTCCTCGCGAGGCATCATCGCACCAGGCAGGTAATCGCGAAAGCCTTTGAGCGTACGAGGCTGAATCAGTTTCTTCTTGTTCGACATGGAATTGGTTTAGCAATCGGGAAGGGAAAGGGCTGTTTCGAGGGACAAGCTTGCCCCCAGCGTGGTTCGCGTGCTGCAACGTTACGAAAGTATCGGCAATTCCGGTGGCTTCGGGCTACGCAAGCTTTGGCCAGGCCGACGGGGCATGGTTGCTTCGGCGTACTCCCAGATCTGTTCCGGGGTTTCAAAGTACTTTTCGTAGCACCAATCGTCGTCGTACTCGCAGGCATCGGTGGTGTAGTCGCGACAGATCTGCGGACGCGTCTCGTAGATGCCGCACATGTTGTCCGCGCGAAGATGCTTGCAGGTGGTATGGACCAACAGATACCAGACGTCGTCGTCTTTGAAGACCGAAGCCCGATCGTGCAGCAGGTACCAGCGGATGAACTCGAAATCGGCGAATTCGGTTGGGGTTTCAATCGGCAGCGCGAAGTAGCGACAACACTTGGCAGTGCAGAATTCACACAGGACCTGATCAGGCCCCACGTCTTCTCGGCTTGGCTTGGTATCGAGCATTTCTGGCCATCCTCGGCGTTCTGGTGGCGTAGGTAAGATATGCAGCTTGTTCGGACAGAGTAGCAAACGCGTGCTACAATGCCTAGTTCGGGTCGATGTTCGAACAGGTGATATTCATGCGATTTCCGCTGGTTTGGCTCGTTTTTGTGAGATCCCGCCAGGGCGATTGATCGTCGGGAAGCCAAACGATGTCCATGCGAAAAGGCTAGTAGTTAATGTTCGTTGTGATTACTGCGGTTGGGCCTGATAACGTGGGTCTGGCAGATCCGATTATTCACTATGTGACGGGGCTCGGGGCGAATATTACCGAGATCCAGATGTACGACCATGACGAAGAAGCGATCTTCGCCATGTTTCTGCGGATTCAAATCGAAGCCGATCTCTACGCTTCGCTTCGTGCTGCTTTAACCGAGATTGGTCGTTTAAAAAAGCTTTCTATCCGAGTTTGGTCGGCGGAAATTCGTCAGGAATCCCCCCGCTTGGCGATCTGCACAACCTATCGGCCCGAACCCGCTTTGGCAGTGCTGGAAGCGATTCAATCGGGTGAAATCGAAGCGACTCCGGCGGTGATGATTGGGAATCGTGACCATTGTCAGCAACTCGCCCGGCAGTTTGGTGTCGACTGGCACAGCATTGGTGGCGAAATGGGAGAAGCGAACGACGACCGGATGATCGACTTGTTGGACGAGTACGACATCGATTACGTCTTATTGGCTCGCTATATGCGAATTTTGCCAGCTTCGAGCTGCTGGAAATATGCTGGCGGGCGGATCATTAACTTGCATCACGGCCTTTTGCCGAGCTTTCCTGGGATTCGCCCTTATCACGATGCCAACGAGGCCCGGATGTTGACCTTTGGGGCGACTTGTCACTTTATTGTGCCGGAACTCGACGCGGGGAATCAGATCATCCACCAAGAAACTTTCTCGGTCGAACCAGGGACCAAGATCGACGAGATTGTCCGCATCGGCCAAGAGATCAACGAGCCAGCCTGTTTGGTTAAGGGCTTGAAGCGTGTCGTCAATCGAGAAATCGAACTTCACTTTCACCGCGTTGTGGCTCGTAAGACCTCATAAGCCTCGGTCTTCTTAGCGACAAGAAATTCAGTTCTTAGATGTGAGAGCTCTTACGTCAGTGCTCGATTTGCGGATCGTAGCAGTTTGTCGGGGCAGAACGGGGGGCAAACTCTAATCCTGGCCCGGACTTTATTTGCCCCCCTATAGCGAGAGCCTAAGTTTGATAGATGTCTGCGCACACCACCTAATCGGGCTTCCATTGGTCGCCTTTGCTCGATAGGCAGCACTGACGTTACAGGAAGGCATTTACCCCGGAAATCGCGAATTCAGTTCGCAGCGGAAATGGGGGCCTTCGCAACTTAAGTCGCCACGGATTGGGCGTAGTGGGCAAACAATGCGTAATCGATTACTGATAATTGAAAGCAACGAGGCAATCTGCCGTCAGTTGCTGAACGCTCTCTCCGGGCATCACGATGTGAAAACATTGTCGGATGGAAGTGACGTTCAGCAAGTGATTCTGGAATTCCGCCCCGAACTGGTCTTGCTCAGCTTTCATCTGGCTACTGGTTCGGCGATCGAAATATGCCAATCGATTCGACATCTACGGGTCGAACGTCAAATTCAATTACTCATTCTCGGCCATGGGCTCAGCGAGACCGAACGTTTACAGGCGTTCTCAGCCGGGGCTGACGACATTATCGAGAAGTCGATTAGCCAGTTGGAACTGAACGCCAAGATTGATGTATTGATGCGTTTACGCAGCGCCTTGGTACGGGCCACCACTGCCGAACGCAAGCTGGAAGGTTATACGCGCGAGTTAGAACGCATTGTCGAAAGACGATCGTTAGCTATTCAAGCGACGCAAGATGTCGCTGTGTTCGCCTTGGCAAAACTAGCCGACTCACGCGATACGGAAACCGGCGAGCACTTGGTGCGAATGCGAGCCTATTCGCAGATCATCGCCGAGCAGTTGCGGATTAGCGGGCCGTATCAAGATCAAATCGACGACTCGTTTCTGCAAGATCTGTTTCGCTCGAGCCCGTTGCACGATATCGGCAAAGTCGGGATTTCCGATGCGATTCTGCTGAAACCAGGGAAACTGACGCCGGCAGAATTCGATGCGATGAAGCAGCATGTTCGCATTGGGGCGGAAACGCTTGAGGAAGCCGCCCAAAGTGGACAAAGTGGTTCTTTCTTTCACATGGCTGCGCAGATTGCTCGGTATCATCACGAGCGGTGGGATGGCCAAGGCTACTTGGAAGGTCTGCGAGGAATTCAGATTCCTTTGGCGGCACGCATTGTAAGCGTGGCAGACGTGTTCGATGCGTTGACTAGCAAGCGTGTCTACAAAGAAGCTTTCTCCGTCGAGTCCGCACGCGAGATGATTTGCCAAGGGAGAGGTTCGCAGTTCGATCCCGCCATTGTAGACGCTTTCGTAAAAACATACGACAAGCTGAACGCCTTCCCGATCGATTCGGCAAAATCGGTTCGTTTCCTAGCCGCTCTGGAAACAAACGGAATGTCTCATTACTGGGGAAAATACCAGGATAATTCCAATTCGATCAGCAGCGTGAAGATGCTTGTCGTCGAGAATGGATCGGCCGAACTCAATCTGCTTGCCAGTTGGATGAGAGCGGCCGGGATGAACGTGCGAAGTTGTGCGAACTACACCGACGCAATGCAGCAGGTTCGCGATGATTGCCCGAAAGTCGTGATCACCAGTTGGGGCAGTACGGATCCTGACTGCGAACTGTTTTACCGCTGGATTCGTGAAGAGCACTTGCCACATTACATTTATACGATGGCAGTCATCGATGGCCACGATTTCTTCGAGGCCTCTAAGATTCATCGCCTTGGCGTAGACGATGTTATTTCGCAATCGATCAGTCGCGAAGAACTCTTGGCACGTTTGAATTCAGCTGGCCGCGTGATCGATCTAGAGAACCATCTAAGAAACA belongs to Bremerella cremea and includes:
- a CDS encoding formyltetrahydrofolate deformylase; protein product: MFVVITAVGPDNVGLADPIIHYVTGLGANITEIQMYDHDEEAIFAMFLRIQIEADLYASLRAALTEIGRLKKLSIRVWSAEIRQESPRLAICTTYRPEPALAVLEAIQSGEIEATPAVMIGNRDHCQQLARQFGVDWHSIGGEMGEANDDRMIDLLDEYDIDYVLLARYMRILPASSCWKYAGGRIINLHHGLLPSFPGIRPYHDANEARMLTFGATCHFIVPELDAGNQIIHQETFSVEPGTKIDEIVRIGQEINEPACLVKGLKRVVNREIELHFHRVVARKTS
- a CDS encoding diguanylate cyclase domain-containing protein, with translation MRNRLLIIESNEAICRQLLNALSGHHDVKTLSDGSDVQQVILEFRPELVLLSFHLATGSAIEICQSIRHLRVERQIQLLILGHGLSETERLQAFSAGADDIIEKSISQLELNAKIDVLMRLRSALVRATTAERKLEGYTRELERIVERRSLAIQATQDVAVFALAKLADSRDTETGEHLVRMRAYSQIIAEQLRISGPYQDQIDDSFLQDLFRSSPLHDIGKVGISDAILLKPGKLTPAEFDAMKQHVRIGAETLEEAAQSGQSGSFFHMAAQIARYHHERWDGQGYLEGLRGIQIPLAARIVSVADVFDALTSKRVYKEAFSVESAREMICQGRGSQFDPAIVDAFVKTYDKLNAFPIDSAKSVRFLAALETNGMSHYWGKYQDNSNSISSVKMLVVENGSAELNLLASWMRAAGMNVRSCANYTDAMQQVRDDCPKVVITSWGSTDPDCELFYRWIREEHLPHYIYTMAVIDGHDFFEASKIHRLGVDDVISQSISREELLARLNSAGRVIDLENHLRNIERRDPLTGLATLRYLNDQLKREWARTRNYRLPVSCVIIDIDDFSGINRKYGMETGDKVLQTLAKTISEQGRVIDYLCRLECDRLLLVLPECAEVNALRTAKRIEMQVEKLSVNLGDEQIYFSVCMGVAERTKKTPSLEALLDNAKIALEVAKSSGKRNVVCYQDCQNSSAAMIEVDQVREHLEHLTAAEIMTSPIVSIVQSEPVEAAVELLLQNQFNAVPVIDEQGKLTGVISEKDLMQALRKPDAWSLPIAEFMRRDVVRFEESEPAIQVYEFLSQAAIHRVIIVCNDRPTGVVSRGSCLRSLQTQDTNVVLGTPEEIASIFDSGIYESATLGQLRDLAQRVRQTNKFNEPKRLPI
- a CDS encoding HYExAFE family protein; its protein translation is MTIRTNHYEVAFEAFLREEKVPYIAVDERRRALLGSGSLKSLDFIASPSGGDMSWLIDIKGRKFPSGRRNRYWKNWTTTDDLQSLSQWQRLLGPQFRGLLVFAYEVIGEMAPVPERLLFTHQERLYAFIGVRLDLYLAWARKISPRWKTMAMPTTAFRQLAEPLQITLQTPIVSGGDFDQRRLSDTMPAIA
- a CDS encoding YkgJ family cysteine cluster protein translates to MLDTKPSREDVGPDQVLCEFCTAKCCRYFALPIETPTEFADFEFIRWYLLHDRASVFKDDDVWYLLVHTTCKHLRADNMCGIYETRPQICRDYTTDACEYDDDWCYEKYFETPEQIWEYAEATMPRRPGQSLRSPKPPELPILS
- the hemE gene encoding uroporphyrinogen decarboxylase, which translates into the protein MSDNGKNFAGLHVASFESRRGKEMAMLIEKFGGIPHVSPSMREVPLADNQPAIDFANRVITGQIDIVILMTGVGFNHLLAAIDRKVDKQRFFDALSDIVTISRGPKPVAAMREVGLTPTIKVPEPNTWREILQTIDTEIHIANQTLVVQEYGVTNASLVAGLEARGANVESLHVYDWDLPEDIGPLAANIQKVIDGQIDVSLFTSANQLNHVLKLAERQGQLEAFTTALRGTVICSVGPTMSERLRDLGYPVDVEPEHPKMGPLVASAAERSKDILVRKRQIRAVLEETTKVALNKDAPWYNSPFLKACRREPTEVTPVWLMRQAGRYMQEYREVRAKTTFLELCRNPQLCSEVMCTAVNKLGVDAAIIFSDLLPILQPMGLDLEFAKGEGPVIHNPIREAADVDRVLELESTDSLHYVMETVKQTRADLPADMPLIGFAGAPFTLASYAIEGGGSRDYVNTKTLMFRDPGAWRELMERLVRAISRYLNAQIAAGAQAVQLFDSWAGALGPDDYRRYVLPYVKDIVAQIAPGVPVINFATGNPALLPMLAESGAAVVGVDWRTRLDVAWDTIGHNIAIQGNLDPVSLLADPLELRRRAKEVLDQAAGRPGHIFNLGHGVMQQTPVDNARALVDMVHEMSQRK
- the hisS gene encoding histidine--tRNA ligase: MIQPRTLKGFRDYLPGAMMPREELVNTARKVYRSYGFAPIDTPTLEYAEILLGKGSDETDRQMFRFQDQGNRDVGMRFDLTVPLARFAAQHIGTLGTPFKRYHIATVWRGEAPQRGRYREFMQCDFDTIGTKSLVADIETALVIHDLMLAIGFESFTVRVNNRQVLSGLLEKLDLAEKSTEILRALDKLAKIGPEKVAAEMQEAAGASAEQAAQVLKLAEIGGSSDEILSALDKLIAGSEKGETGVGQLRELTQATAAAGVPADRLQIDVSIARGLDYYTGTIFETFLGELPEIGSVCSGGRYNDLASLYTNQELPGIGASLGLDRLLAAMEELGKLEQRTTPAEVFLPYFDAQSLQSYLKIAAQLRGAGFNVELYPEAKKLGQQLKYADRRGFKVAIVAGDRELAENNCQLKDLKSGDSQTVSLANGAAELITAISEILRDSA